In the Nitrospirota bacterium genome, TATTAACGGCTGCATATCGCCAATTTTGGATGATAACGGCTCGGTAGAGGGTATAGTGATTGCTTTTCACGACATCACCGAAAAAAAACTCTATGAAGAGACTCTTAAAAACCAGAGGGAAAGTTTCATCTCAGTCCTCTTGCATGACCTGAAGTCTCCTGTGATTGCCATCAAGGGCTACTTAAACAGGTACCTTGTTGGTAAGGCTAAAACAGATAAAGATAAAGAGGAAGTGGTAAGAATAGCACATGACGCATCAGGAGATGTTCTAAATATAATTGAAGACATCTCTCAGGCACTCAGGAGTAGAAACTCCATGATTGCTTTTAATCCGCAAGAGGTAAAATTTAACGACGTTTTGGCTTCTGTTTTGATAAATTTTATGCCTGAGATTGAAAAGCGGGGCATTGAACTTATTGTTAACGAATACCCCGGAATAGCCAGGCTGGAGGAGACATCAGTTTCTATTATGGCCGATTTGTACCAGATTAAAACCATGACGGAAAATCTTATCGGTAATGCCATAAAGTACGCAAACAAACTGATAGAGATAAAGCTGCAAAAAACCGGAGACAATATAATACTGTCAGTGGTGGACGATGGTAAGGGGATTGAGTACGAGTATCATGAGAAGATATTTGAGGAGTATTTTCAGGCGCCTGAAAGTGTAAAAGGCACAGGGCTTGGCCTATTCAGTGTAAAGAAAGTTGTTGAAAAACACAGAGGGACAATATCTTTGAAACCCATTGAAAACAGAGGCGCTCATTTTGAGGTTATACTTCCATTTATTAAATGACAGAGTTTTATGAACGCACATTCTATGTGCGGAACGACTCGATTGCAAGCATAATGTTAAAGATAATTACTACAGCAGCAATAATCAATAGAAATATCTTTTCCAACCCTGAGTTTGCGTGCTCGCCCATTACGTGTTTAGAAGATGTCAGGAAAATCAGAGAAACCATAGTCAGTGGAAGTTGTATGCTTAAAGCAATCTGGCTTACGATTATCCCCTGAAAAGGGTCTTTTAGAAAATAAATAATCACAGCGGCAAAGATGACTGTTAAGGCAATTCCTGTGCGTGAGTGTTTGTCTGAGGTGTCCAGTGGCTTACCGAACATTCCTGCAAAAATCGAACCCCCTGCCATTGCTGCGGTTATTGTTGAGGACAGTCCGGCAAATAGCAGAGCAAGGGCAAACACTATGGCTGCTTTTGTGCCAAGGAGGGGTTTAAGTGTGTTTTGAGCCTGTTGGAGTTCTGTTACGTGAATGCCTCTTTCTTTAAAAACTGAGGCTGCCACTATTATCATGGCTGCATTTATAAGAAAGCCAACAAACATGGATGTCAGGGTGTCAGTGAATTCGTACTTAAGCTGTCTGTTGATTATCTCTTTGCTTTTAAGGTTCCAGTGCCTGCTTTGAATAATCTCTGAATGCAGAAATATATTATGCGGCATGACGACAGAACCAATAACACTCATCACAATCAGCATCGAACCCACTGGCAGTGACGGTGTAAATGAATAATAAATCGCAGATTTCCAGTTTACATCTACAAGGAATAGTTCAAAAATAAAGGCGATTCCAATAAGTGACACAAAAGCTATAATCCATTTTTCGAGTTTTCTGTAAGTGTTTGTAAAAACCATCCAAAAGACAAATACCACAGTAAGGGGGGTGCCAATTGATATGGGAAGACCCAAAAGCATGTTTAGCCCGATAGCTGCCCCCAGTATTTCGGCAAGTGCCGTTGACACACCGGCAGCTACGGCAGAAAGTAAAAAAACGCTGCCAACGTATTTATTAAAATACTTCTTTGATGCCTCAGACAGACAAAGCCCTGTGACTATTCCAAGGTGGGCCGCATTATGCTGTAGGATTATCAACATGACGGTTGAAAGTGTTATCAGCCAAAGGAGATTGTACCCGTAGTCGGAACCGGCAGAAATATTAGCCGCCCAGTTGCCGGGATCTATAAAACCCACGGTTATAAGAAACCCCGGCCCCAGGTACTTAAATAATTCAAACGCTTTTGTGTCTGTTAATTTCATGTTCAGTTAAGTTAGTTCTCGTGTTTTGTTATGTTTTACAGATGTATTATCCGATTTCTGCAACAAAAAATCAAATTCATTTGAAATATAATTCATGCTGAAAGGTTGCCATGCCCTCACTGTGCTACGGGAGTTTATAGAAGCGCAGGAACACCGGACTCATAAATATTAGAATCCTTATTAATACAGAGTGATGATTTGTGATATAATTTAGTAAAACTATTATGGAGGTGGACAAAATACGTGAAAACCACTTTAACAATAAGCGATGATTTATCTGAAAGACTGAGTGCTTTGGCTAAAACTGAACATCAGTCGGAATCTTCTCTTGCATCAGAGGCAATTGAGGAGTTTTTAAGTGTACGGCAATGGCATATTCAAGCAATAAACGAGGGTATTGAGGCTG is a window encoding:
- a CDS encoding response regulator — protein: MAKAEIMIVEDDGITALYIQKMLEALGYTSKHIEQSGERAIQKLSEYRPDLVLMDIKLHGDMDGIAAAEEIRTKFDIPVVYLTAHADDLMLERAKNTEPYGYILKPFEDRELHLTIEMALHKHRLQSRLKENERWLSTVLMSIGDAIIATDSDYNIVFMNPVAVHLTGHSQERALGRNINEVFKLDGDDNAVEHFRSANECSMKVDMKDRVILKKTGSKIYINGCISPILDDNGSVEGIVIAFHDITEKKLYEETLKNQRESFISVLLHDLKSPVIAIKGYLNRYLVGKAKTDKDKEEVVRIAHDASGDVLNIIEDISQALRSRNSMIAFNPQEVKFNDVLASVLINFMPEIEKRGIELIVNEYPGIARLEETSVSIMADLYQIKTMTENLIGNAIKYANKLIEIKLQKTGDNIILSVVDDGKGIEYEYHEKIFEEYFQAPESVKGTGLGLFSVKKVVEKHRGTISLKPIENRGAHFEVILPFIK
- a CDS encoding CopG family transcriptional regulator, with the translated sequence MKTTLTISDDLSERLSALAKTEHQSESSLASEAIEEFLSVRQWHIQAINEGIEAADRGDVVSHEEAAHVLTDKGSCFS
- a CDS encoding Nramp family divalent metal transporter; the encoded protein is MKLTDTKAFELFKYLGPGFLITVGFIDPGNWAANISAGSDYGYNLLWLITLSTVMLIILQHNAAHLGIVTGLCLSEASKKYFNKYVGSVFLLSAVAAGVSTALAEILGAAIGLNMLLGLPISIGTPLTVVFVFWMVFTNTYRKLEKWIIAFVSLIGIAFIFELFLVDVNWKSAIYYSFTPSLPVGSMLIVMSVIGSVVMPHNIFLHSEIIQSRHWNLKSKEIINRQLKYEFTDTLTSMFVGFLINAAMIIVAASVFKERGIHVTELQQAQNTLKPLLGTKAAIVFALALLFAGLSSTITAAMAGGSIFAGMFGKPLDTSDKHSRTGIALTVIFAAVIIYFLKDPFQGIIVSQIALSIQLPLTMVSLIFLTSSKHVMGEHANSGLEKIFLLIIAAVVIIFNIMLAIESFRT